A genomic segment from Mycolicibacterium tusciae JS617 encodes:
- a CDS encoding Fe(3+)-hydroxamate ABC transporter permease FhuB, which translates to MRALALRVIAECGGSGLDVSSEDVAAGLRSWYRRCIPDLLGHPLDAGAIDSQAHFLQQSEGNSLADWAAAVVEQFRTHRRWTECHEQRLHRGAYYFRFAPQPTLMRGMWLYSMAFRRVAAEMGISSLRVYRVLPTSRSDWAPNAIANVSWGPEHFTRDGMSVRSADISPALVVGITLIRECHPLITPFDVAMGPGRFDAIFSP; encoded by the coding sequence GTGCGCGCCCTGGCGCTGCGCGTCATCGCCGAGTGTGGGGGCTCCGGACTCGACGTGTCCAGCGAGGACGTCGCTGCTGGTCTCCGGTCCTGGTATCGGCGGTGCATCCCGGATCTGCTGGGTCACCCACTCGACGCCGGGGCCATCGACAGCCAGGCCCATTTCCTGCAGCAGTCCGAAGGTAACTCGCTGGCGGACTGGGCGGCAGCCGTCGTGGAGCAGTTCCGCACCCATCGCCGCTGGACAGAGTGCCATGAGCAGCGGCTGCACCGGGGCGCGTACTACTTTCGGTTTGCGCCTCAGCCAACCCTTATGCGCGGAATGTGGTTGTACTCCATGGCTTTCCGGCGCGTGGCGGCTGAGATGGGCATTTCGTCGCTGCGGGTCTATCGAGTACTGCCGACGTCGCGTTCTGACTGGGCGCCGAACGCGATCGCCAATGTGTCGTGGGGGCCGGAGCACTTCACCCGCGACGGCATGTCTGTGAGGTCCGCCGACATCAGTCCGGCCCTGGTCGTCGGTATCACCCTGATTCGGGAGTGCCATCCGTTGATCACGCCGTTCGACGTCGCTATGGGCCCCGGACGGTTCGACGCGATCTTCAGTCCGTAG